A window of Streptomyces armeniacus contains these coding sequences:
- a CDS encoding DUF4328 domain-containing protein, producing the protein MVVVNSIPARTVSSAAPNPPRPVRALATPTWAMLAVTLVWLVAHFFYAVSVDSALGDMPSGYSPDYHPDYGDMRDVGQLFEAFRAVIFLATAILWVLWFGRLRANAEAFAPGQLRYEPGLAYGVWFIPICNFFMPKQIANDIWGASKPAPPGHWYGGRLPAQRGLLNGWWTTWVISFFFTFVSSWESWYEDGTVEGASETLAVTFFSDLLMITCGILAIIMVLRLTRWQEDRIAGHG; encoded by the coding sequence GTGGTCGTCGTTAACAGCATCCCTGCTCGTACCGTCTCCAGCGCCGCGCCCAACCCGCCCCGCCCCGTACGCGCCCTCGCCACGCCCACCTGGGCGATGCTGGCCGTGACGCTGGTCTGGCTGGTGGCGCACTTCTTCTACGCCGTCTCCGTCGACTCGGCCCTCGGCGACATGCCCTCCGGGTACTCGCCCGACTACCACCCGGACTACGGCGACATGAGGGACGTCGGCCAGCTCTTCGAGGCCTTCCGGGCGGTCATCTTCCTTGCCACGGCGATCCTCTGGGTGCTGTGGTTCGGACGGCTGCGCGCGAACGCGGAGGCGTTCGCGCCGGGCCAGCTGCGCTACGAGCCCGGGCTGGCGTACGGCGTCTGGTTCATTCCGATCTGCAACTTCTTCATGCCCAAGCAGATCGCCAACGACATCTGGGGCGCGTCCAAGCCCGCACCGCCGGGTCACTGGTACGGCGGCCGCCTGCCCGCGCAGCGCGGGCTGCTGAACGGCTGGTGGACGACGTGGGTGATCTCGTTCTTCTTCACGTTCGTGAGCTCGTGGGAGAGCTGGTACGAGGACGGGACCGTCGAGGGCGCGAGCGAGACGCTGGCCGTCACCTTCTTCAGCGACCTGCTCATGATCACGTGCGGCATCCTCGCGATCATCATGGTGCTGCGGCTCACGCGGTGGCAGGAGGACCGCATCGCGGGGCACGGCTGA
- a CDS encoding cation:proton antiporter — MSVPDVVYVVLGCGALAAAVLPRVVSGRPLSLPLVFLLGGLLVYLLNVPLPEVDPVEQRVWVLHTTELCVIVSLMGAGLAINRPFGRRTWSSTGRLLGIALPLTVAATAVSAWLLLGWPPAAALLLAAVLAPTDPVLAAEVRVGEPTDSAHDEDEVRFSLTSEAGLNDGLAFPVVYAALALAAAAGGGWSASWIGEWALVDLAYKSGIGVVVGLLVGRLLGRMFFRSRWPALRLSEYREGFVALGATFLSYGAAELLHGYGFLAVFATACSIRAAERSHGYHLVLHEFIEQVERLFTASLLFLLGGYVALGGLSELTWQGAAVGLLLLLVIRPAAGWAALPGSPGGPRERVATAVFGIRGIASLFYVAYALSQDDFSGLGPELWAVVTFTVLSSVVLHGIAASPVISRLDWLRQRRARRAGRTRPDPGDGGAPDERL; from the coding sequence TTGTCTGTGCCGGATGTGGTGTACGTCGTGCTGGGCTGTGGCGCGCTGGCGGCCGCCGTCCTGCCGCGAGTGGTCTCCGGGCGGCCGCTGTCGCTGCCGCTGGTGTTCCTGCTCGGCGGCCTGCTGGTGTACCTCCTGAACGTGCCACTCCCCGAGGTCGACCCGGTGGAACAGCGGGTCTGGGTACTGCACACCACGGAGCTGTGCGTCATCGTCTCGCTGATGGGCGCCGGCCTGGCGATCAACCGCCCCTTCGGGCGGCGGACCTGGTCCTCCACCGGCCGCCTGCTCGGCATCGCCCTGCCGCTGACCGTTGCCGCCACCGCCGTCTCCGCCTGGCTGCTGCTCGGCTGGCCGCCGGCCGCGGCGCTGCTGCTGGCGGCCGTACTGGCGCCGACCGACCCCGTGCTCGCCGCCGAGGTACGGGTCGGGGAGCCCACGGACTCCGCGCACGACGAGGACGAGGTCCGCTTCTCCCTCACCAGCGAGGCCGGCCTGAACGACGGGCTGGCCTTCCCCGTCGTCTACGCGGCCCTCGCACTCGCCGCGGCGGCCGGCGGCGGCTGGTCCGCGTCCTGGATCGGCGAGTGGGCGCTGGTCGACCTGGCGTACAAGTCCGGCATCGGCGTGGTGGTGGGCCTGCTGGTCGGCCGCCTGCTGGGGCGGATGTTCTTCCGCTCCCGGTGGCCGGCGCTGCGGCTGTCCGAGTACCGGGAGGGGTTCGTCGCGCTCGGCGCGACCTTCCTCTCGTACGGGGCCGCGGAGCTGCTGCACGGCTACGGCTTCCTGGCCGTCTTCGCCACCGCCTGCAGCATCCGGGCCGCCGAGCGCTCGCACGGCTACCACCTCGTGCTGCACGAGTTCATCGAGCAGGTCGAGCGGCTGTTCACGGCATCCCTGCTGTTCCTCCTGGGCGGCTACGTCGCGCTCGGCGGCCTGTCGGAGCTCACCTGGCAGGGCGCCGCTGTCGGGCTGCTCCTGCTGCTGGTGATCAGGCCGGCCGCCGGCTGGGCCGCCCTGCCGGGCAGCCCGGGCGGACCACGTGAGCGCGTCGCGACCGCCGTCTTCGGCATCCGCGGCATCGCCTCGCTGTTCTACGTCGCCTACGCGCTGAGCCAGGACGACTTCTCCGGGCTCGGCCCGGAGCTCTGGGCCGTGGTCACCTTCACCGTGCTGAGCTCCGTCGTCCTGCACGGCATCGCGGCCTCCCCGGTGATCAGCCGCCTCGACTGGCTGCGCCAACGGCGCGCCCGCCGCGCGGGGCGCACCCGCCCCGACCCGGGGGACGGCGGCGCGCCGGACGAACGCCTCTGA
- a CDS encoding methyltransferase domain-containing protein: protein MSDNTQGAVYTHGHHDSVLRSHRWRTAANSAAYLLPELRAGQAVLDVGCGPGSVTVDLGRAVAPGGQVTGVDAAEAVLGQARALAAERGLDNVRFAPADVHALGFPDGSFDVVHAHQLLQHVGDPVGALREMRRVCAPGGVVAVRDSDYAGMTWYPRIPALDDWLDLYERVARGNGGEPDAGRRLHVWARRAGFAPEDVTATSSTWCFNSPKDRAWWSGLWAERTVASGYARLAVAGGHATEAELHRIADGWREWGADGDGWFSVLHGEILCRVGA from the coding sequence ATGTCCGACAACACGCAGGGCGCCGTATACACGCACGGCCATCACGACTCCGTGCTCCGCTCGCACCGTTGGCGTACCGCCGCGAATTCCGCCGCGTATCTGCTGCCCGAGCTGCGTGCCGGGCAGGCCGTGCTGGACGTGGGGTGCGGGCCCGGGTCCGTGACCGTGGATCTCGGGCGGGCGGTCGCGCCCGGCGGGCAGGTCACCGGCGTGGACGCCGCCGAGGCGGTCCTCGGCCAGGCCCGCGCCCTCGCGGCCGAACGCGGGCTGGACAACGTCCGGTTCGCCCCCGCCGACGTGCACGCGCTCGGCTTTCCCGACGGCTCCTTCGATGTCGTCCACGCGCATCAGCTGCTGCAGCACGTCGGCGACCCGGTGGGCGCACTGCGCGAGATGCGCCGGGTGTGCGCGCCGGGCGGGGTCGTGGCCGTACGGGACTCGGACTACGCCGGGATGACCTGGTACCCGCGGATCCCCGCCCTGGACGACTGGCTCGACCTCTACGAGCGCGTCGCCCGCGGCAACGGCGGCGAGCCCGACGCGGGCCGCCGACTGCACGTGTGGGCGCGCCGCGCCGGCTTCGCGCCGGAGGACGTCACCGCGACGTCCAGCACCTGGTGCTTCAACTCCCCCAAGGACCGCGCCTGGTGGAGCGGCCTGTGGGCGGAGCGTACGGTCGCGTCCGGTTACGCGCGGCTCGCCGTGGCGGGCGGTCACGCCACCGAGGCCGAGCTGCACCGGATCGCGGACGGCTGGCGGGAGTGGGGCGCGGACGGCGACGGCTGGTTCTCCGTCCTGCACGGCGAGATCCTCTGCCGGGTGGGGGCGTAA
- a CDS encoding EamA family transporter, producing MTPLVAAAVLAAAVTHAGWNAIAHGIKDQLVAFSLIGAADLVCGAAVAAYAPLPAAGAWPYLIASVLLHIGYQALLMRSFRLGDFGQVYPIARGTAPLAVTVLALVFVHERPGLWQTTGVAVASAGLVGVALWGIRGRAGDVRTGADPGADPGANPGAEAGARAAARPQTAALLAAVGTGLAIASYTVVDGMGVRASGSALGYTGWLVALMGPCIPLYALAVRRRALLAQLRPVAWRGLLGGALSTAAYGLVLWAQTRAPLAPVAALRETSVIAGAAIGALFFKERFGAPRIAASAVLALGIALMLTT from the coding sequence GTGACGCCGCTGGTCGCCGCCGCCGTGCTGGCCGCCGCGGTGACGCACGCCGGGTGGAACGCGATCGCGCACGGCATCAAGGACCAGCTCGTCGCCTTCTCCCTGATCGGCGCCGCCGACCTGGTGTGCGGCGCGGCGGTCGCGGCGTACGCCCCGCTGCCCGCCGCGGGCGCCTGGCCGTACCTCATCGCCTCCGTACTGCTGCACATCGGCTACCAGGCGCTGCTGATGCGCTCGTTCCGGCTGGGCGACTTCGGGCAGGTCTACCCGATCGCACGCGGCACGGCGCCGCTCGCGGTGACGGTCCTCGCGCTGGTCTTCGTCCACGAACGCCCCGGCCTGTGGCAGACGACGGGCGTCGCGGTGGCCTCCGCCGGTCTGGTCGGAGTGGCGCTGTGGGGCATACGGGGGCGCGCGGGCGACGTCCGTACGGGTGCCGATCCGGGCGCCGATCCGGGTGCCAATCCGGGTGCCGAGGCCGGTGCCCGCGCCGCCGCCAGGCCGCAGACGGCCGCGCTGCTCGCGGCCGTCGGCACAGGCCTGGCCATCGCCTCGTACACGGTGGTGGACGGCATGGGCGTACGCGCCTCCGGTTCCGCGCTCGGCTACACCGGCTGGCTCGTCGCCCTGATGGGCCCGTGCATCCCGCTGTACGCGCTCGCCGTCCGCCGCCGCGCGCTGCTCGCCCAACTCCGCCCGGTGGCCTGGAGGGGCCTGCTCGGCGGGGCGCTGTCCACGGCGGCGTACGGGCTGGTGCTGTGGGCCCAGACCCGCGCCCCGCTCGCACCGGTCGCGGCGCTGCGCGAGACGTCGGTCATCGCGGGGGCGGCGATCGGCGCGCTGTTCTTCAAGGAACGCTTCGGCGCCCCCCGCATCGCCGCCTCGGCGGTCCTGGCGCTGGGCATCGCCCTGATGCTCACAACCTGA
- a CDS encoding STAS domain-containing protein: protein MYDAIGIEVRPTASGDCRVTVAGELDVCSAPAVRTALRDAVSRHDRVEVDCAGLRFCDCAGLSALQSAAHAARTAGTELRLYAVPQALARLLRHFRIEGVSVAGQPPPGARPDVPPSRRTRDPTATPATALLR, encoded by the coding sequence ATGTACGACGCGATCGGAATCGAGGTCCGGCCCACCGCCTCCGGCGACTGCCGGGTGACCGTGGCGGGAGAGCTCGACGTGTGCAGCGCGCCTGCCGTACGCACCGCTCTCCGCGATGCCGTCAGCAGACACGACAGGGTCGAGGTCGACTGCGCGGGCCTCCGCTTCTGCGACTGCGCGGGGCTCAGCGCGCTGCAGTCCGCCGCCCACGCGGCCCGGACCGCCGGCACCGAACTGCGGCTGTACGCGGTCCCGCAGGCGCTCGCGCGGCTGCTGCGGCACTTCCGCATCGAGGGCGTGTCGGTCGCCGGACAGCCACCGCCCGGCGCGCGTCCCGACGTGCCGCCCAGCCGCCGTACACGCGACCCGACGGCGACGCCCGCGACCGCCCTGCTGCGGTAG
- a CDS encoding ABC transporter permease, which translates to MTATAAARKSPPARAEARERHALTGTGTLLRFNLRRDRVRLPVWIGALFLGTVGTLSSFTSQYPEPADRKSVGETMDSPAGLAMTGPARYLDDYNYGAMLGHQMLGFVLIMVGLMSVLTVTRHTRTEEETGRAELVRAAVVGRHAHLTAALGTAAVANAVLALLIAVGLGASGTEDVTWGGSLLYGAAHAAVGLVFAAVAGITVQISQFSRGASGMALAVIGAAYALRASGDVGNGALSWLSPIGWAQRTYVYVDDRWWPLLLALALAAATTAVAYRLSTRRDVGAGLRATRLGSPVASDALARPLGLAVRLHRGMLAGFGAGLLLLSVMYGSILGDAEDMIEDVKELREAVQKVGGANVAESFASTVMIVLAVVAAVYAVMAALRPQSEETSGRAEPLLATGLSRSRWAGAHLTVAMLGGVVVLALAGLGFGAAGAAATGDAGFFLDLLVAPLAYAPALWVTVGVAAVLFGWLPRATVASWVLPVYAFVVGYLGKILDFPGWMNNISPFGHVPALPAESMRWTPVLILTALAAALVALGLAGFRRRDLETK; encoded by the coding sequence ATGACCGCCACCGCCGCCGCCCGCAAATCGCCGCCCGCGCGCGCGGAGGCACGCGAGCGCCACGCGCTCACCGGTACGGGCACGCTGCTGCGGTTCAACCTGCGGCGCGACCGCGTACGGCTGCCCGTCTGGATCGGCGCCCTCTTCCTCGGCACGGTCGGCACCCTGTCGAGCTTCACGTCGCAGTACCCGGAGCCCGCCGACCGGAAGTCCGTCGGCGAGACGATGGACAGCCCGGCCGGCCTCGCCATGACGGGCCCCGCCCGCTACCTGGACGACTACAACTACGGCGCCATGCTGGGCCACCAGATGCTGGGCTTCGTCCTCATCATGGTCGGCCTGATGAGCGTCCTGACGGTCACCCGGCACACCCGTACGGAGGAGGAGACCGGCCGCGCCGAACTCGTACGCGCCGCCGTCGTCGGGCGGCACGCGCACCTGACGGCCGCCCTGGGGACGGCGGCGGTCGCCAACGCCGTACTGGCGCTGCTCATCGCCGTCGGCCTCGGCGCCTCCGGTACGGAGGACGTCACCTGGGGCGGTTCGCTGCTGTACGGCGCCGCGCACGCCGCCGTCGGCCTCGTCTTCGCGGCGGTCGCCGGGATCACCGTGCAGATCAGCCAGTTCTCGCGGGGCGCGTCCGGCATGGCGCTCGCCGTGATCGGGGCGGCGTACGCGCTGCGCGCCTCCGGCGACGTCGGCAACGGCGCACTGAGCTGGCTGTCCCCGATCGGCTGGGCGCAGCGCACGTACGTGTACGTCGACGACCGCTGGTGGCCGCTGCTCCTCGCGCTGGCCCTGGCCGCCGCGACGACGGCGGTGGCGTACCGGCTGAGCACCCGCCGCGACGTCGGCGCCGGCCTGCGCGCGACCCGGCTGGGCAGCCCGGTGGCATCCGACGCGCTGGCCCGTCCGCTGGGCCTCGCCGTACGGCTCCACCGCGGCATGCTCGCCGGATTCGGCGCCGGGCTGCTGCTCCTGAGCGTGATGTACGGCTCGATCCTCGGCGACGCCGAGGACATGATCGAGGACGTCAAGGAGCTCAGGGAGGCCGTACAGAAGGTCGGCGGCGCTAACGTCGCCGAGTCGTTCGCGTCCACCGTGATGATCGTGCTCGCGGTCGTCGCCGCCGTGTACGCGGTGATGGCGGCGCTCCGCCCGCAGTCCGAGGAGACCTCGGGGCGCGCCGAACCGCTGCTGGCCACCGGCCTGTCCCGGAGCCGCTGGGCGGGCGCGCACCTGACCGTCGCGATGCTCGGCGGCGTCGTGGTGCTGGCCCTGGCCGGGCTCGGCTTCGGGGCGGCGGGCGCGGCGGCCACGGGCGACGCCGGGTTCTTCCTCGACCTGCTGGTCGCGCCGCTCGCGTACGCGCCCGCGCTGTGGGTGACGGTCGGCGTCGCGGCGGTGCTCTTCGGCTGGCTGCCGCGGGCGACGGTGGCGTCGTGGGTGCTGCCCGTATACGCGTTCGTCGTCGGCTACCTCGGCAAGATCCTGGACTTCCCGGGCTGGATGAACAACATCTCCCCCTTCGGGCACGTCCCGGCGCTGCCCGCGGAGTCGATGCGCTGGACACCGGTGCTGATCCTCACCGCGCTGGCCGCGGCGCTGGTGGCGCTGGGGCTGGCGGGCTTCCGGCGGCGCGACCTGGAGACGAAGTAG
- a CDS encoding GbsR/MarR family transcriptional regulator encodes MGEQDSQGRRTEDYDDRVSQFVERFAGDLTEAGMQRMAARVFACLLASERGALSSAELSERLQCSPAAVSGAVRYLSQVHMISREREPGSRRESYRLHQDIWYETFTNRDALLSRWTATLRSGAESLGTDTPAGRRVQETTEFFDYLKDELGSLLERWRKDHEDGPYPSRD; translated from the coding sequence GTGGGTGAACAGGACAGCCAGGGTCGGCGGACAGAGGACTACGACGACCGCGTCTCCCAGTTCGTCGAACGCTTCGCCGGAGACCTCACCGAGGCGGGCATGCAGCGCATGGCCGCCCGCGTGTTCGCGTGCCTCCTCGCCTCCGAGCGCGGCGCGCTGAGCTCCGCCGAGCTCTCCGAACGGCTCCAGTGCAGCCCGGCCGCCGTCTCCGGCGCCGTCCGCTACCTTTCGCAGGTGCACATGATCAGCCGGGAGCGGGAACCCGGCTCACGCCGCGAGAGCTACCGGCTGCACCAGGACATCTGGTACGAGACGTTCACCAATCGCGACGCCCTCCTCAGCCGCTGGACGGCCACACTGCGCTCGGGCGCCGAGTCCCTCGGCACGGACACTCCCGCGGGACGGCGCGTGCAGGAGACCACCGAGTTCTTCGACTACCTCAAGGACGAGCTCGGCAGCCTGCTGGAACGCTGGCGCAAAGACCACGAGGACGGGCCCTACCCGTCCCGGGACTGA
- a CDS encoding ABC transporter ATP-binding protein, whose protein sequence is MTKATTAISVSGLTKSFGRTRALDGLDLRVGTGEVHGFLGPNGAGKSTTLRVLLGLLRADSGAASVLGGDPWYDAVELHRRLAYVPGDVELWPNLTGGEAIDLLARLRGGLDQGRRAELLERFDLDPTKKGRTYSKGNRQKVAIVAALASDAELLLLDEPTAGLDPLMEVVFQDVIQQAKAAGKTVLLSSHILAQVEKLCDRVSIVRLGRVVQSGTLTELRHLTRTTIEAETERPVTGLDELEGVHNVRRTDGRVHFAVDGPQLDRAVRTLLDSGVRSLVSHPPTLEELMLRHYGDALDANGVAVDDQGDVVGAGNGSPGSENSSPGSGSGSDSGDGDGPAATDTRKSSGGGR, encoded by the coding sequence ATGACCAAGGCCACCACTGCCATCTCGGTATCCGGACTGACGAAGTCCTTCGGCCGAACCCGCGCGCTCGACGGACTCGACCTGCGCGTCGGGACCGGCGAGGTGCACGGATTCCTCGGGCCCAACGGCGCCGGAAAGTCCACCACCCTGCGCGTCCTGCTCGGTCTGCTGCGCGCCGACTCGGGCGCCGCGAGCGTGCTCGGCGGCGACCCCTGGTACGACGCGGTCGAGCTGCACCGCCGGCTCGCGTACGTGCCGGGCGACGTTGAGCTCTGGCCCAATCTCACCGGCGGCGAGGCCATCGACCTGCTCGCCCGGCTGCGCGGCGGCCTCGACCAGGGACGCCGTGCCGAGCTGCTCGAGCGCTTCGACCTGGACCCGACCAAGAAGGGCCGCACCTACTCCAAGGGCAACCGGCAGAAGGTCGCCATCGTCGCCGCGCTCGCCTCGGACGCCGAACTGCTGCTCCTCGACGAGCCCACCGCCGGGCTCGACCCGCTGATGGAGGTCGTCTTCCAGGACGTCATCCAGCAGGCCAAGGCCGCGGGGAAGACGGTGCTGCTGTCCAGCCACATCCTGGCCCAGGTCGAGAAGCTGTGCGACCGGGTGAGCATCGTACGGCTCGGCCGGGTCGTGCAGTCCGGGACGCTGACCGAGCTGCGGCACCTGACCCGTACGACCATCGAGGCCGAGACCGAGCGCCCCGTCACCGGCCTCGACGAGCTCGAAGGGGTGCACAACGTGCGCCGTACGGACGGCCGCGTGCACTTCGCCGTCGACGGACCGCAGCTGGACCGCGCGGTGCGCACCCTCCTCGACAGCGGCGTCCGCAGCCTGGTCAGCCACCCGCCGACGCTGGAGGAGCTGATGCTGCGCCACTACGGCGACGCCCTCGACGCGAACGGCGTGGCCGTGGACGACCAGGGCGACGTCGTCGGCGCCGGAAACGGCTCCCCAGGGAGCGAAAACAGCTCCCCGGGAAGTGGCAGCGGCAGTGACAGCGGCGACGGCGACGGCCCGGCGGCCACGGACACCCGCAAGTCCTCCGGAGGCGGGCGATGA
- a CDS encoding YbaK/EbsC family protein: MTSPSAAHPRFAAALSALGLDDVEVRSFPDATRTAAEAAAAIGCELSQIVKSLVFEADGVPVLVLMDGASRVDVERVRAELGAERVGRADARVVRDATGYAIGGVPPFGHTTQLRVLADRRLLTHGTVWAAAGTPHTVFAIEPKALVAHAGGTLADVREAG, encoded by the coding sequence ATGACCTCACCCTCCGCCGCCCACCCCCGGTTCGCCGCCGCACTGTCCGCACTCGGTCTCGACGACGTCGAGGTCCGCTCCTTCCCGGACGCGACCCGTACGGCCGCCGAGGCCGCTGCCGCGATCGGCTGCGAGCTGAGCCAGATCGTCAAGTCGCTGGTCTTCGAGGCCGACGGCGTCCCGGTGCTCGTACTGATGGACGGCGCCTCCAGGGTCGACGTGGAGCGGGTACGTGCCGAGCTCGGCGCCGAACGGGTCGGCCGCGCCGACGCCCGCGTCGTACGCGACGCCACCGGCTACGCGATCGGTGGCGTACCCCCCTTCGGGCACACCACGCAGCTGCGGGTGCTGGCCGACCGCCGCCTGCTGACGCACGGCACGGTGTGGGCCGCGGCGGGCACGCCGCACACCGTCTTCGCGATCGAGCCGAAGGCGCTGGTCGCGCACGCGGGCGGCACGCTCGCGGACGTACGCGAGGCGGGCTGA
- a CDS encoding class F sortase → MTTRHERRATLGRRLEAATAVAAVLLTVVLGQLASDDGSDASTDAAGTSAADARSGAEPPPDAGNGIRTDGDRAAPALPRSAPERLRIARTGTDAAVFTADTAADGGPPVPPKARATQVAWSRSGPAPGERGPALLVGRLDGTARKAAKDEDEKDKKDAKGDKDAKGGGKQTAAALARLEGLRPGARIDVHRADGRTAHFEVDRIERYAQVRYPDKRVYGATDDPQLRLVADASPAKKGEPARLGMVVSAHLVGSDAAG, encoded by the coding sequence GTGACCACGCGGCACGAGCGGCGCGCCACGCTGGGCCGGCGGCTGGAGGCGGCGACGGCAGTCGCCGCCGTCCTGCTCACCGTCGTGCTCGGCCAGCTGGCGTCCGACGACGGGAGCGACGCCAGTACGGACGCGGCGGGCACCTCCGCCGCCGACGCCCGTTCCGGTGCGGAACCGCCCCCGGATGCCGGGAACGGCATCCGTACGGACGGCGACCGCGCGGCCCCCGCCCTGCCGCGTTCCGCTCCCGAACGGCTGCGGATCGCCCGTACGGGCACCGACGCCGCCGTGTTCACCGCCGACACCGCCGCCGACGGCGGCCCGCCCGTACCTCCCAAGGCCCGCGCCACGCAGGTCGCCTGGTCCCGCAGTGGCCCCGCGCCGGGCGAACGCGGCCCGGCACTGCTCGTCGGCCGCCTGGACGGCACCGCCCGCAAGGCCGCGAAGGACGAGGACGAGAAGGACAAGAAGGACGCGAAGGGCGACAAGGACGCGAAGGGCGGCGGCAAGCAGACCGCGGCCGCCCTCGCCCGGCTGGAGGGCCTGCGCCCCGGCGCGCGGATCGACGTACACCGGGCGGACGGCCGTACGGCCCACTTCGAGGTGGACCGGATCGAGCGCTACGCCCAGGTCCGCTACCCCGACAAGCGTGTGTACGGCGCCACCGACGACCCCCAGCTCCGGCTGGTCGCCGACGCCTCCCCGGCGAAGAAGGGCGAGCCGGCCCGGCTGGGCATGGTCGTCTCCGCCCATCTGGTGGGCTCCGACGCCGCGGGCTGA
- a CDS encoding isochorismatase, protein MRSLAGASYRTRPIRFLELWEHGGWRVKVYGIAAAAELPRPALVTAAKATAAQHLPREPGGDGRHGAAFLTVHDGADGTWVLVDWWANGNLLHHLPFGGDLADPAGELRPLTGGLAACTYELAVTDFERRAWLREVYAAERPDLDGYLAARLEAEV, encoded by the coding sequence ATGAGGTCTCTCGCGGGCGCCAGTTACCGGACCCGGCCCATCCGCTTCCTTGAACTCTGGGAGCACGGCGGCTGGCGCGTGAAGGTGTACGGCATCGCCGCCGCGGCCGAACTGCCGCGCCCCGCCCTCGTCACCGCCGCCAAGGCCACCGCCGCGCAGCACCTGCCGCGCGAACCGGGAGGGGACGGCCGCCACGGCGCGGCGTTCCTCACCGTGCACGACGGCGCGGACGGCACCTGGGTGCTCGTCGACTGGTGGGCGAACGGCAACCTGCTCCACCACCTGCCGTTCGGCGGCGACCTCGCCGACCCGGCGGGTGAACTCCGGCCGCTGACGGGCGGCTTGGCGGCCTGTACGTACGAGCTGGCCGTCACGGACTTCGAACGGCGGGCGTGGCTGCGCGAGGTGTACGCGGCGGAACGCCCGGACCTGGACGGCTACCTGGCGGCGCGGCTCGAAGCGGAGGTGTGA
- a CDS encoding MbtH family protein, with the protein MTNPFENPEGSYSVLVNDEGQHSLWPDFADVPAGWTPVHGPGPRQDCLDYIEAHWTDLRPRSLAGGRPGPSAG; encoded by the coding sequence ATGACGAACCCGTTCGAGAACCCCGAGGGCAGCTACTCCGTGCTCGTCAACGACGAGGGCCAGCACAGCCTGTGGCCCGACTTCGCCGACGTCCCCGCGGGCTGGACCCCCGTACACGGGCCCGGCCCGCGCCAGGACTGCCTCGACTACATCGAGGCCCACTGGACCGACCTGCGGCCCCGGAGCCTGGCCGGCGGCCGGCCGGGTCCGTCCGCCGGCTGA
- a CDS encoding TetR/AcrR family transcriptional regulator — MSRLSGQGKGPGPADGSRVRLIRAASRLMARQGYEATVVKDIAREGAAPMGSFYYHFPGGKEQLGAAALRQGGAEVGELFAQAMAPHGQPAEAAAACATVLADRLAAASWRDGCPVATTALETIGRSDALQQAAAEAFDGWQRVIAEHLRRTGLPDRTADELAVSVLAMIEGAEMIARVQASRTPLDAAAAALRTLVGAASPSGD, encoded by the coding sequence ATGTCAAGGCTGTCAGGGCAGGGCAAGGGGCCGGGGCCGGCGGACGGCAGCCGCGTCCGGCTCATCCGGGCGGCGAGTCGGCTGATGGCCCGGCAGGGCTACGAGGCCACCGTGGTCAAGGACATCGCGCGCGAGGGCGCGGCCCCGATGGGATCGTTCTACTACCACTTCCCCGGCGGCAAGGAGCAGCTCGGAGCCGCCGCACTGCGCCAGGGAGGCGCGGAGGTCGGCGAGTTGTTCGCCCAGGCCATGGCCCCACACGGACAGCCCGCCGAGGCGGCCGCGGCCTGCGCGACCGTACTCGCCGACCGCCTCGCGGCGGCCTCCTGGCGGGACGGCTGCCCGGTCGCGACGACGGCGCTGGAGACCATAGGCCGCTCGGACGCGCTGCAGCAGGCGGCGGCCGAGGCGTTCGACGGCTGGCAGCGGGTGATCGCGGAACACCTGCGGCGCACCGGGCTCCCGGACCGTACGGCGGACGAACTCGCCGTCAGCGTCCTCGCGATGATCGAGGGCGCCGAGATGATCGCCCGCGTCCAGGCGTCGCGGACACCGTTGGACGCCGCGGCGGCGGCGCTCCGTACGCTCGTCGGCGCGGCCAGCCCGTCCGGCGATTGA